ACGTCAGGCGGAATTTCCCGCTGCCTTCCAGCTGGTAGCAGCCATGAACCCATGCCCATGCGGTTATGTCGGTCAGTCATCAGGTCGCTGCCGTTGCACACCGGATCAGGTCGCTCGCTATAAAGGCAAGCTTTCTGGTCCATTACTCGACCGAATAGATCTGATCGTCACCGTGCCCACTGTCCCTACAACCGAGCTTGCCAGTGCCCCGGCTGGTGAAGCCAGTGCTGTTGTAGCAGACCGCGTGCTGCATGCCAGAACACGGCAGTTGCAGCGCCAGCAAGAGGTCAATGCCCGCTTGGGTACACTCGCACTGGACAAGCACTGTGCACTGGATACGGGCGCACGTCAGTTACTGAATCAGGTGACCGTCAAACTGGATCTATCCGCGCGCGCCTACCACCGCATCTTACGTGTAGCGCGCACGATTGCAGATCTAGCCGGAAGCGAGTCAATTGGATCGCCACACTTGGCAGAGGCTGTTCAATACCGGCGGACGCTGTAGCCTGCGGATGCACATCAAAACGTCACCGGCTGCACTACGGGATGTAGCAGTATTTCGTCCACCCGGACATGTCCGGGTACGGATAAGGCATAGGCTACGGCACTGACCACATCGTCTGGCTGCAGATGTAACTGCCGTGATGGATCGCCAGGTAAGCCACCATTGAAATGGGTATCCACCATGCCCGGGCGGATTTCTGTGACATGCAGACCGTAGGCCTGTCCTTCATAAGCCAACGACTGACAGATCGCGCGCTGCGCATATTTGCTGGCGGTATACAGCGCGCCACCTGCAAAAGTACGGGCGCTCACATCACTGGTCACGACCACAAGTCGGCTGTGTAAACCTGCCTCGTGTCGAGAACGAAAATGCGGTGCCATTGCCTGAGCGCAATGAATCAGACCTAGCACGTTGGTATCCATCACGTTGCGATATTGTGCATCGCTAATGGTTTCGATTTCCCCGAAACAGCCAATTCCGGCATTGCTGATAAACGCATCAACTTGCATCTGTGCCGCCCGCGAACAAAACGCACGGGTAGATTCAGCATCCTGTACATCCAGCGCTTGAAACGTCACGCCAGTCAGGGATTGCGCCGGTACATGGCGGGCGCCGGCCAGTACGGTCGCACCGGATTTACCCAGATATGCAGCCAGTGCCAGCCCGATGCCGGTGCTTGCCCCCGTGACTGCGATGACTCGACCTTGAAAACTCATGTCCACCCTCATATCCATCCACTCATTTAGCTGTTGTTGCCGCTTGATCAACGACGCAAGCCGTTGAAAAAATACCAGATCACTTCGTTGGCGCTGATCGCCTGCGAGGGCGCTTGCTTGCCACGCCGGGTCGATTGCGCACCCGGCCACGAGTGCCCGCCTGTTTCCGTCACACACAGCTGTACCGTATTACCATCGGCACAAGCGGAATACCTATCACAATAGGCGCCTGCCACCTGCAGGATGCGGGCGGGCGTGGCAGCGCACTGTTCCCGCTTCACCCAGCGCACGATGGTTTCCGGCACCGATACAAATTCCATCACTTTGGACTCATCACGAAAAGCGTCTGGCCCCGCGCCACCATTGAACAGCACATGATCATCGTCCAATGCATGAATGTGCAACACGGAAACAGACTGTCGAGGCTGGCAACTGACTGTTGCCTCCGTTCCCGCGACAGATGCAATCGCCCGAAAAACTTCCGGCGCATCGCACGCCAGCCGGTGACTCATCATGCCGCCATTGGACATCCCGATGGCGTAGACACGTCGCGCATCAATAGCCAGCTGCGACTTGATATCGGCGACAACCGCCTTCAGAAAGGCGACGTCGTCGATCTGCCGGTCACGAGCATCCCCACAGCATCCGCCCGCATTCCAGGTGGCAAACTTGCCGCCGGGCAGTTTGCTGTAACCATTCGGAAACGCCACCACAAACCCGGACTGCTCGGACTTGCTGATCAATCCATAATTTGCGTCATCGGCCATATAGCTGGCACTGCCTCCGCCACCATGTAATGCCAGCACCAGGGGGGCAGCATGGTGTGGCTGATAGCCACGCGGCACATGCAATCGATACGTGCGGCGCTCGCCACCCACGCGGAGGGTTCTTTCCTGATCGCCAGCAAGATCCTGTGCCTGAGTCGACGCGGGCGCATCTGCTGTCGGGCGCCGCTCGGCCAGCTTCTCGCGTATCCGTTCGCGTAGCGTGTCAGCCTCTGCTACGTGTATCAGTGCTGTCGCGCTCACCATGATCATGATCCAGCGAACACACTGCCACGATTTCATCAATGTCCACACTGTGCAGCTCATACAAGCACACTCCCTATTCCGGCACATTTTACTCAAGCCAGTAAATGTACATTTGTTCCACATGCTTTGTATGGAGCCAGCCCAACGCTTTCACGCTTTGTGCAAATTGTTTACAACTTTGACATACTGGCTTGCCGGTGAATCGCACTTAAGGCAGAGT
The nucleotide sequence above comes from Burkholderiaceae bacterium DAT-1. Encoded proteins:
- a CDS encoding SDR family NAD(P)-dependent oxidoreductase; amino-acid sequence: MSFQGRVIAVTGASTGIGLALAAYLGKSGATVLAGARHVPAQSLTGVTFQALDVQDAESTRAFCSRAAQMQVDAFISNAGIGCFGEIETISDAQYRNVMDTNVLGLIHCAQAMAPHFRSRHEAGLHSRLVVVTSDVSARTFAGGALYTASKYAQRAICQSLAYEGQAYGLHVTEIRPGMVDTHFNGGLPGDPSRQLHLQPDDVVSAVAYALSVPGHVRVDEILLHPVVQPVTF
- a CDS encoding prolyl oligopeptidase family serine peptidase, translated to MSCTVWTLMKSWQCVRWIMIMVSATALIHVAEADTLRERIREKLAERRPTADAPASTQAQDLAGDQERTLRVGGERRTYRLHVPRGYQPHHAAPLVLALHGGGGSASYMADDANYGLISKSEQSGFVVAFPNGYSKLPGGKFATWNAGGCCGDARDRQIDDVAFLKAVVADIKSQLAIDARRVYAIGMSNGGMMSHRLACDAPEVFRAIASVAGTEATVSCQPRQSVSVLHIHALDDDHVLFNGGAGPDAFRDESKVMEFVSVPETIVRWVKREQCAATPARILQVAGAYCDRYSACADGNTVQLCVTETGGHSWPGAQSTRRGKQAPSQAISANEVIWYFFNGLRR